Proteins encoded in a region of the Takifugu flavidus isolate HTHZ2018 chromosome 10, ASM371156v2, whole genome shotgun sequence genome:
- the si:dkeyp-84f3.5 gene encoding zinc finger protein 208, whose amino-acid sequence MEKQNLGRESTTFICTECGDGFSKYSNVVTHMAIHGPLESFCFDGSSNGFEVPREYVLQENGTLTVVNGLMHSHQLAPPLSPGVLPSHFTFPANPLSSNLKTQPAVQREVFRPRPSELNLDSYCCEICNKSFTSLQGLLCHQRYRNGQQGFRCTLCCKFLAGRKFFIKHLQGHSNQRFHSCGHCGKRFLKLDALNTHRKEKHLSEKALPFGKCENKLEKRFEKPYSCKKCKLNFFWMSDFQTHSLHHCKGVEPEASFASEIDVDIDNDIDSKNIEGGAIKNCYSNGTSVDVKNWDSKVFSNQSFTPYRCGLCGDRFQNLTALKEHHLTHQTQEEIDRLNDESKTFKPRIQSKGRRRRSNPNGKLHPCKHCHRVFNHSSSLSRHMRYHKGTMHTCMFCGRHFPQRCDLRRHIAMYHNAELDMKPALKLLFTTPQNDLAPSYCNGEKNTYSPKEKRKSSYEDDDEEDDQATSSDEQPYGKQSLKAGRGNYQCEECGKKFGLLCVYQRHLRYHKKEPTKFPKFPAQFRSVSPEHPLQIHPSCGENSGQMCLGGAPTVETALQHEEVSDRNRNKKEKPSVVLYECSECMETFSCLETFLHHQTSHSSQNEG is encoded by the coding sequence ATGGAAAAACAGAATCTTGGCAGAGAGTCAACAACTTTCATCTGCACCGAGTGTGGCGATGGATTCAGCAAGTACTCCAACGTGGTGACCCACATGGCCATTCACGGACCTTTGGAGTCGTTCTGCTTTGACGGTTCCTCCAACGGATTTGAAGTCCCACGAGAGTACGTGCTTCAAGAAAACGGCACCTTGACGGTCGTCAATGGCTTGATGCATTCACATCAGTTGGCGCCGCCACTGTCTCCCGGAGTTCTGCCTTCACATTTCACATTCCCCGCCAACCCGCTTTCTTCTAACCTAAAGACGCAGCCAGCCGTTCAGAGAGAGGTGTTCAGGCCGAGGCCGTCCGAGCTGAACTTGGACAGTTATTGTTGTGAGATATGCAACAAGTCATTTACCAGTCTGCAGGGTTTACTCTGTCACCAGCGATATCGAAATGGCCAACAGGGTTTCAGATGCACTTTGTGCTGTAAGTTTTTGGCAGGTAGAAAGTTTTTCATAAAACACCTCCAGGGCCACTCAAATCAAAGATTTCATAGTTGTGGACATTGTGGTAAGCGATTCCTCAAATTGGACGCGCTGAACACTCATAGGAAGGAAAAGCACCTTTCCGAGAAGGCTTTaccatttggaaaatgtgaaaataagcTAGAAAAAAGGTTTGAAAAACCATATTCTTGTAAGAAATGTAAATTGAATTTCTTCTGGATGTCAGATTTTCAGACGCATTCGCTGCACCACTGCAAAGGGGTCGAGCCTGAAGCTTCATTTGCATCTGAAATTGATGTCGACATCGACAACGACATTGACTCAAAGAACATCGAAGGTGGAGCCATTAAAAATTGCTACAGCAACGGGACGTCCGTAGATGTTAAGAATTGGGATAGTAAAGTCTTCAGTAATCAGTCATTCACACCATACAGATGTGGTTTATGTGGAGACCGTTTCCAGAATTTAACCGCTCTGAAAGAACACCATCTCACTCATCAAACACAGGAGGAAATAGATCGGCTCAACGATGAATCCAAAACCTTTAAGCCACGAATACAATCTAAAGGCAGACGTAGAAGAAGCAACCCAAATGGAAAGTTGCATCCGTGCAAACACTGCCACCGTGTCTTTAATCATTCCAGCAGTTTGTCCCGACACATGAGATACCACAAGGGGACAATGCACACGTGTATGTTTTGTGGCAGACACTTTCCTCAACGTTGTGACTTAAGAAGGCACATAGCGATGTACCATAACGCTGAACTGGATatgaaacctgctttaaaacTTTTGTTCACAACCCCACAGAACGACCTTGCCCCCAGTTACTGCAACGGGGAGAAAAACACATACTCTcccaaagagaaaagaaaaagctccTATGAGGATGACGATGAGGAAGATGATCAGGCAACATCATCAGACGAACAGCCCTATGGGAAACAATCTCTAAAAGCAGGACGGGGTAACTATCAGTGTGAGGAGTGTGGGAAAAAATTTGGGCTGCTCTGTGTTTACCAGAGGCACCTGCGCTACCATAAAAAGGAACCTACCAAGTTTCCCAAGTTTCCAGCTCAGTTTAGGAGCGTTTCCCCAGAGCATCCCCTTCAGATTCACCCGAGCTGTGGAGAAAATAGTGGACAGATGTGTCTCGGCGGCGCTCCCACAGTTGAAACCGCCCTGCAACACGAAGAAGTCAGTGACCGCAAtcgaaacaaaaaagaaaagccctcaGTGGTTCTTTATGAATGTTCTGAGTGCATGGAGACATTCTCCTGCTTGGAGACATTTCTTCACCACCAGACCTCGCATAGCTCCCAAAACGAGGGCTAA